The genomic segment TGCTCATCAAGATAGTAGAATTAGAGTATGGAAGGTGTCAAGGAGGTCTGAAAATGTGTTTAGACTTGTTGATACACTTCCTACTACAAAGGATTATTTAGGAAAGTTTATGAAGCAAAGTAATTATGTGCAAACTAGGAGGCATCATAAGAAATTATGGATTGAACATGCTGATAGTATTTCTTGTTTAGCTGTTTATAATGGGTTAGTTTATTCTGGTTCTTGGGATAAGACTCTTAAGGTTTGGAGAATATCAGATTTGAAGTGTTTGGAGTCAATTAAGGCTCATGATGATGCTATAAATGGATTGGTGGCCTGTAAAGGGATAGTTTATTCAGCATCTGCAGATGGGAAAATAAAGGCTTGGGGGAGAGAGGGAAAGAGTTCACATTCTTTGAAGGGGATTTTGGAGGGTCATAAAGATGTTTCGCTTAATTCAGTGATTGTTTCAGATGATGGAAAGTGGGTTTATGGAGGAGGATCAGATGGGTTTGTGATGGGGTGGGAAGGGAGTTATGATTTTGTGAGTTGGAAGATGGTGTCTGAGACAAAAGCACATCAAATGGCTGTTTTGTGCATTTGTCTAGCGGGGGAGTTTTTGTTTAGTGGATCAGCTGATAAGAATATTGGTATATGGAAGAGAGAGGCTTTTGGTAAGCTTTCCAAGGTTGGGGTCATAAATGGCCATGAAGGGCCTGTCAAGTGTCTACAAGCATCACCTAATATTGTTGGTGGTGGGTTCTTGCTTTACAGTGGTGGCCTTGACAAGAGTTTAAGGGTCTGGTGGGTGCCCAAGCACTCTACATTACAGAATACTGAGGAAAAGTCCATCAGCTTGTGTTAGTAGGACCTTCAAGGTTGAGTCTTGAAGCACTGATtcccaggttttttttttgatgtgtttgCAGTGCTTCTaaattggttttaaattttttgattaagATTTCAAGTGTGAAAAGCATAGGGAAAATTGAATCCTTAGAGGATCAGTTTGAagttctttccttttttgtttgttttccagattttgatttttggtaTGTTGTTTTTAGGGCTTAAACTTTGGATGATGCAGCTCATCTAGGGCAAGATCTGTGGTATATATGCTCTATAGTGTTGTGAATTATACAGGTTTTACATTTCTCTAAATTGTAATTAGCGTGTTGAAGGAATCAGTCAATCaatgaaacaaatatttattttgtcatttacATGGTTGATCTGCATAATTTCAGAGGTTAAGTAGAGTTAAGAATCCCTAATTTGGaatctgtgttttgccaaggACAAAATTAAGCTTAACGAGTTGAGCTTTG from the Populus nigra chromosome 1, ddPopNigr1.1, whole genome shotgun sequence genome contains:
- the LOC133681170 gene encoding protein JINGUBANG-like gives rise to the protein MDLLVSEITTHSTPLLFAAATSTIGMSSTSSSSSICSSEASEDSPAISFRFELQDVKYDYPSKSLSGAYSYRPLAVLSDHVGPVSCLALCGEFILSASQGKDIIVWQQPDLRLFTKFGQGDGSVKALVSVGNKVFTAHQDSRIRVWKVSRRSENVFRLVDTLPTTKDYLGKFMKQSNYVQTRRHHKKLWIEHADSISCLAVYNGLVYSGSWDKTLKVWRISDLKCLESIKAHDDAINGLVACKGIVYSASADGKIKAWGREGKSSHSLKGILEGHKDVSLNSVIVSDDGKWVYGGGSDGFVMGWEGSYDFVSWKMVSETKAHQMAVLCICLAGEFLFSGSADKNIGIWKREAFGKLSKVGVINGHEGPVKCLQASPNIVGGGFLLYSGGLDKSLRVWWVPKHSTLQNTEEKSISLC